The following coding sequences lie in one Zingiber officinale cultivar Zhangliang chromosome 2B, Zo_v1.1, whole genome shotgun sequence genomic window:
- the LOC122045805 gene encoding monoacylglycerol lipase-like, with protein MAHPAMLTSGASGRVGSLLFLSAPRGLLLLFRGVALLLLLPFRWRWVRASKVEGRAESSKKGGRVGVVVRVPAAMLPRRQREQDSAWRRALAIQRVVEARQQGGLEREVALFTTARGDTLFTQSWTPLNTKTRGLVVLLHGLNEHSGRYDHFSKKLNDNGFKVYAMDWIGHGGSDGLHGYVDSLDYAISDLKAFLQKVLAENPRLPCFCFGHSTGGAIVLKAICDPKIEGWISGIALTSPAVYVHPSHPIITTIVAPVFCLLAPKYQFSSASNSTSPVSRDPEALKHKYTDPLVFTGSVRVKTGYEILRSSAYLKQNLYRVTVPFLVLHGTSDDLTDPKGSQRLFDEASSTDKSIKLYPGLLHDLLIEPERVEIMADIIDWFSCRVHQSDCVWASE; from the exons ATGGCGCATCCGGCGATGCTGACGTCCGGCGCGAGCGGCCGTGTAGGTTCCCTCTTGTTCCTCAGTGCGCCCAGGGGCTTGCTGCTCCTCTTTCGAGGTGTTGCCCTGCTTCTGCTCCTCCCGTTCCGGTGGCGGTGGGTCCGTGCGTCGAAAGTTGAGGGTCGGGCGGAGTCGAGTAAGAAGGGCGGCCGAGTCGGGGTGGTGGTGAGAGTGCCTGCGGCGATGTTGCCGCGGAGACAGAGGGAGCAAGATTCGGCGTGGCGTAGGGCGCTGGCGATCCAGCGGGTCGTGGAGGCAAGGCAGCAGGGGGGGCTGGAGAGAGAGGTCGCTCTGTTCACGACGGCAAGAGGAGACACTCTTTTCACACAGTCCTGGACTCCTTTAAACACGAAGACGAG GGGTTTGGTGGTTTTGTTGCATGGACTGAACGAACACAG TGGTAGATATGACCACTTCTCAAAGAAGCTCAACGATAATGGTTTTAAAGTATATGCAATGGATTGGATAG GGCATGGGGGAAGTGATGGATTGCATGGATATGTTGATTCCCTTGATTATGCAATCAGTGATTTG AAAGCATTTCTGCAAAAGGTTTTGGCAGAGAATCCTAGGCTACCTTGCTTTTGCTTCGGCCATTCAACCGGTGGAGCTATTGTTCTGAAG GCGATTTGTGATCCAAAGATAGAAGGCTGGATTAGTGGTATCGCATTGACATCACCGGCTGTCTATGTTCACCCTTCACATCCGATAATAACG ACAATAGTAGCTCCAGTTTTCTGTCTTCTAGCCCCGAAGTACCAATTTAGCAGCGCAAGTAATAGCACATCACCAGTTTCCCGCGATCCTGAAGCCCTCAAGCACAAGTACACCGACCCGCTGGTGTTCACTGGCTCTGTCCGAGTCAAGACTGGTTATGAGATCTTGCGCTCATCAGCCTACCTGAAGCAGAATCTGTACAGAGTTACTGTCCCTTTCCTAGTGCTCCATGGGACTTCCGACGATCTGACCGACCCCAAAGGTTCTCAAAGATTGTTCGATGAAGCTTCCTCGACCGACAAGTCCATCAAACTATACCCAGGGCTTCTACATGATCTTCTTATCGAACCTGAACGCGTTGAGATTATGGCAGACATTATCGACTGGTTCAGCTGCAGAGTTCATCAGTCTGACTGTGTTTGGGCAAGTGAATAA
- the LOC122045806 gene encoding probable xyloglucan endotransglucosylase/hydrolase protein 28 translates to MGSSSSWTSLFLLILLLGSALYICNATSGLPELPNLTTLSFEEGYTQLFGDSNLRLHGDGRNIHISLDQRTGAGFASQDLYLHGFFSGSIKLPSDYAAGVVVAFYMSNGDIFEKTHDELDFEFLGNIRGREWRVQTNIYGNGSISTGREERYELWFDPTEDYHQYSILWSSQRIIFYIDNIPIRELVKSQIMGGDYPAKPMSLYATIWDGSTWATSGGRYKVNYKFAPYTAEFADLMLHGCAANPNDHKTICMGNDDVYNGITMSADQRLLMEKFRKKRITYSYCHDRIRYPTPPPECILGPEAEGFLASGEAKFSFRRRRGRHYTRSSVGVSF, encoded by the exons atgggttcttcttcttcttggacatcactcttcctcctcatcctcttgcttggttcaGCTCTGTACATTTGCAATGCAACTAGTGGTCTCCCAGAGCTGCCCAACCTCACCACCCTCTCCTTTGAGGAAGGCTACACACAGCTATTTGGAGACTCCAACCTAAGGCTTCATGGCGATGGAAGAAATATTCACATCTCTCTAGACCAGAGAACTG GTGCTGGATTCGCGTCACAAGATCTTTATCTCCATGGATTCTTCAGTGGTTCCATCAAATTACCTTCAGATTATGCTGCAGGAGTTGTCGTGGCCTTCTAT ATGTCAAATGGAGATATATTTGAGAAGACACACGATGAATTGGACTTCGAATTCCTAGGGAACATAAGAGGGAGGGAATGGAGAGTCCAGACCAATATTTATGGGAACGGAAGCATATCTACAGGAAGGGAAGAGAGATATGAACTCTGGTTTGATCCCACAGAGGACTACCATCAGTATTCCATCCTCTGGAGCAGTCAAAGGATCAT ATTCTACATAGACAACATTCCCATAAGGGAATTGGTGAAGAGCCAAATCATGGGTGGGGATTACCCAGCGAAGCCCATGTCCCTCTATGCTACCATATGGGATGGGTCCACCTGGGCCACATCTGGAGGTCGCTATAAGGTCAACTACAAATTTGCTCCTTACACAGCTGAATTTGCTGACCTTATGCTACATGGCTGCGCTGCAAATCCTAATGACCATAAAACAATCTGCATGGGCAATGATGATGTCTACAATGGCATCACCATGTCAGCAGATCAAAGGCTGTTAATGGAGAAGTTCCGAAAGAAGCGTATAACATACTCTTACTGTCATGACCGTATACGTTACCCTACACCCCCGCCGGAGTGTATTCTTGGTCCAGAGGCTGAGGGCTTCCTTGCATCAGGTGAAGCAAAGTTCAGTTTTCGCCGCCGGCGTGGAAGGCACTATACCCGGAGCTCAGTGGGCGTGTCCTTTTGA